The stretch of DNA GGATGAAATCGTCACCAAAGACAGCTGGATGATTTTTAAAGTTATGGCTGAATTTGTAGACGGCTATGAAAAATTAGCTAAAATAGGACCATGCGTATCCATTTTTGGTTCGGCAAGATTAAAGCCGGATACCAAATACTACGATATGGCCGTAGAAATTGCAGAAAAAATAACTAAAATAGGATTTGGGATTATTACGGGTGGTGGTCCCGGGATCATGGAAGCCGGAAATAAAGGAGCCTTCAATGCTGAGGGTAAATCTATTGGTTTAAATATAGACCTTCCTTTTGAACAGCATTTCAATCCTTATATCAATAAATCATATTCAATGAACTTTGATTACTTCTTCGTAAGAAAGGTAATGTTCGTTAAATACTCTCAGGGGTTCATCGTAATGCCTGGAGGATTTGGTACCCTGGATGAGCTTACCGAAGCCCTTACCTTAATCCAGACGAACAAAATAGGAAAATTCCCTATTGTTTTAGTAGGATCTGAATTCTGGAGTGGACTGCTCGATTGGTTTAAAGCAACTTTGCTAAAAGAAGGAATGATTGCTGAAGAAGATCTTGATCTTTACAGAGTGGTAGACACTGCGGATGAAGCCGTAGCCCACATTAAGGGATTTTATGACAAATATGCGGTGAACGTAAACTTTTAATTGGCATATTATTTGTGACCTATAACTAACAACTATGATTGTAAATCTATTAATTAAGATGAAAAAACTTTTATATATATCAGGAATTTTAACATTTTTTGTGTTAATGAGTTTTATGTATGTAGACTTTTTCTCTTCAATGACAAAAGTTGATTATATTGATGGAAGCAAAACATTGAAGTTCACCACAAAAATGAATACAAGTCATATTTCCGATGCTATAAAAATCAATCCCAATACGGCAGGATTTGAAGCTGAAGTAAAAAAATATGTAAATAATAATTTTGATGTGTACGTCAACGGCTCTCCTAAAACAATAACATTTACGGGAAGTCAGGTAAGCGGAGAAACTGTATGGGTATATTTTGAGACCGGAGGCGTTTCAGATATCAATACCTTAAAAATTAAGAATACAATACTTTTAAGCGCTTTTCCTAAGCAGATTAACCTGGTTAATATTGCTTACAAAGGAAGTCAGAAAACAATGAACTTCCAACGAGGGAAAGAAGTGAATGAAGTTTCTTTTTAAGAAATTAAATTTAAAAACAAAAGGCCATTTTTACGATTCGTAAAAATGGCCTTTTGCTTTTAAGCATCTATTTAGATAATGTTTTTTGTCAACAAATTATTTATAACTATTTTTGTTTTAAACATAAATTGATGAGAAAAATTCTATTTTTTCCACCTATTTTCCCCGTGACTTTATTTCCTGACCAATATGGTGCGGAGCCCTTATTTATTCTTAATGATCAAAACAAAACGGTTCCCCTTATTTCTGGGCTGCAAAATCAGATTCTAACGACTCTATCTAAACAAACTAGAGATTATAGTTTTGAATATATTCCTGATTCATACCTCATTAACTTAAATGAAATAAAACCCTTCAATAAAAATATTGATGGATTTGTCATATCAGATTATTCAAAACTTAAAGTTTTGCAAAGAAAAAGAAAGACGACAAAGCATTATAGAAAGATTATAAAATCTAAACAAATTATTTAAAAAAATTACATTCTTATAATTATTATTTAACTAAAAAACACACAAGTATGAAAAGTAAACTATTCTTTATGATACTGATTCTTTTTTCTCTAGGAGTCAGATCACAGAACCTCAATTTCCCGGATGCTAATTTTAAAGCAATTTTATTATCTTCCTCTTCAAGCAATGAAATAGCAAAGAATCTCAATGGGAGCTACTTTGCCATTGATGCAAATGGAGATGGAGAAATCAGTTTGTTAGAAGCTCAGAATGTCAAAGAACTTAAAATACAGCCCAAATATCACCAAACAGGAAATATTTTAGAAGTGGATTTAAATGAAAATGATCCAATTTTGAATTATGAAGGGATTAATAATTTCACAAATGCAACTTCCTTCTCAATAGAAAGAGTTAATGTTCCTACCCAGGAATTAAACATTTCAGGAATTAATACATTAAAAAATCTTTCTATTATTTTCCATTCTAGCGATCTTCATTCTGTCAACATAAACAACTGTCTCAATCTGGATACTTTAAAACTTTCCAGCGTTAGGCTTACCAATGGAAATATTCTTCGGCAAATCAAGAATCTCCAACTTGATTATATTCAGCTTAGCTATGAGTTTTCAGGAGACAGATTTCTCTTAACCGATATAGAAAATGCCACCCAATTAGAAAATTTAGAATTGACTTCATATCATTACAGTAGTTCTAGTCCTGATTTTTCATTAAATCTGAGCAATAAAAGTAATTTAAAATCAGTTCTAATTGATGGAATCGGATTCAACGATATCAATTTAAGCAGTTGCCCACAATTGCAATCCGTATCTATAAACCCTAAATTTTCAATGGCTTACAATCTATTACAAATAGGGACCTTAGATATCAGCAATTGTCCTCTTTTATCAACTGTGGATTTTGGAAATGATTATTCTGGTTCCGGCATCACCAATCTTATTGCAAATAATTGTATAAGCTTAAAAAAAATCAACACGCTCTCTAAATTTTTAAATACAATACAGGTTAACAATTGCCCGGTCCTGAATTCTATAGAACTTTATACCGCGTCTGATATACAGATGAGTAACATCCCAAATCTCAAGAAAATTTCGGTAGATCTCTTTACTGGAAATTCTTTTGATGCAAGTGTAGCAACTAACCTGGAATATTTGAAGCTAAATCATTCACTACCAACCCAACACTTGCATCAACAAAGTATTGGGAAATTAAAGAATATAAAAGTAAAAGATAATTTAGCATTAAAAAAGTTAAGTATCAACAACCAGCCAATACAAAATTTAGATGTTAGTGGTTTATCCAATCTACAAGATTTACAAATCGGGATTTATTATCAAAATCCTATTGAAGAATTAAACTTTTTTAAAGATTTTTTACATTATTTGAATGCCGAGAATTGCACTGCTCTTACTGATGTTAATATTTACAATCAGGTAGGATTAATTGATGCTAATTTTAAAAATGCATACTCATTAAAACGTCTGTCTTTAGACACCAGTCCTTATGTCTCTTCAACAAAACTACTAGAAAAACTCAATCTTGAAAACTGCTCTTCAATGGAAGAGTTGATCATATCTAATGCAAAGCTTAATGATCTTAACATCAAGAATTGTACTGCTTTAAAAACATTAGAAATAGATAACAATAATCTGGATCAGTTAGTTTTTGATAACAGCCCAAAGCTTGAAACGGTCTCTCTACAATCTAATAAATTCAGCACTTTGGATTTTAACAGCTTAACGAACCTTAAGACATTGAATTTTAAAGATAACTCTAATCTTCAATCACTTTATCTAAAGAATGGTTCTCATGAATTAATTGATTATTACAATGGATTCTCGGGCTTAAATAATCTTCAATATGTCTGTGCAGATGATTTTCAAGTGCAAGAATTAAAAAGTTTGGCTAATAGACAGGGAATTTCACCTAACATTAATTCTTATTGCGGAGAAAATATAGCCAATTTATCCACCGGAATAGATTCAAATAACAGTTTCATAAGCATTGATAGCGATGAAGACGACTGGAAGGGATATGATGCGAACGGAACAGAAATTACCCCAAAAGTAAGAGCCACTTATTCCGGTTGGGGAAGTGCAGATATAGGAACAGGAGTCAACAGTCGATGGATTACCCTTGATAAATTAGCCGGAAATTATACCTATAAAAGCAAAGAATTTATTATCCCAGACACCGCAACAGATGCTAAACTGAATTTAAGGTCGTTATCTTTTATAAGAAACTGGACCTATTTAGTGAAAATAAACCCGGACGGAACGGAAGCGGATACCGAAATTACAAGGACTTCATGGATGAGAGACGGAGCCAAAGGCTGGCTAAACAGCAGAAGCCCACTTGTAGAAAACTACACCCTATCTCCCGGAAAATATTACATCAAAGTAGTTGTATTTTCTAACAATAACTCGATAAGGAATGCAATAGATGTCAATGCAATTGTAACATGTTCTGAAGGGATTCTATATCCATCCAATAAAATAGCTCAAAAGAAATTAGCTTTAAATACACAGAAGGCTATTGAGGAAAATACTTCTTTAGATTCAAACTCAAAAGTAAATGTATATCCAAATCCTACAAAAGAGACAGTTAACATCAGTTCGGAAGATAATATCGAAGGCATTGAAATTTATGATTCCATGGGAAGGCTTATTCAAACCCAAAAGAATATCTCGACTTCCAAAGATTTAAAAATTGATATCAAAGGATCCAACGGAGCTTATATCTTGAAAATAAAAACAGCAAAAGGAATAATTCTAAAAAAGATTATTAAACAATAAAAACAAAAAAGGTATCTCACCACTCAACGATGTGGGTTAAAAATTGTTTAAACGAGAACATTTCTCGTATAGAAATACAGAAAATTTTCATAAAAAAAAGCCGTTTTCACGAGTTGTGAGACGGCCTTTTTCATTTAATCATTTCGAGCCTAAAACATATTTCAAAAGCGGAATAGAAGAATCTAACATTAAGACATTTATAAATAGTAATAAGTTGAGATTTCTCCTATTGTCGAAATGACAAACACCTTTTGATTTTACAGTTTAACAAATTTACGATTTCACGATTCTGCGATTTCACCATTTTGCTTTTAAAAAACATCCATTACCTCATCCCACATCAATTCCCTAACACCCTTATATTATCAATCTGCCATGTTGCAGCTGCTGACGTTGTAGACGTATACTTGAACGCTATTGAAATATTTTTATTGACATAAGCATCTAAGTTAATATCTCCTGAATTAGTCCATGTATTAAATGCTGAGGCATCTGGATCTAATATGGCTGATAAAGGCATCCAAACTGTGGTAGCTGGATCTCCAGTATAATTTTCAGTAACAAAGACTTCAAGAGGGTTTCCATCACGTCTTACATCCGTGTCAAATGATACTGTCGCAGAGCTTAATCCTTGTAAAGAAATAGGCTTTGAAATCAACCAATCTTCATTAGCATTATTGCCTCCGGCGAAACCATTCATCACGACACAGGGTTTAGGGTTTCCAAACTGCTGAATATTCCAAACCTGTGCTCCGGTTACATTTACAGTAAACCAATTATCCAGATTCCCTCCGTCAAACCCTTCAAAGAAAAATCTCTTTCCACCAAGCTTAACATCATTCAATCCTCTTATCAACATCTGCCAGGAGGAATTAAAACGACTCACTATAAATGTTAAGTCTCCCTTCCCTTCCGGAAGCAGTGTTGATCCGAATGCTGAAAAAGCAGAATTTCTCAATACACTGGTATTTCCACTGGCATCAACCATACTTCTGCTTGTATCCACGCCTGCTCCAGCAACATAATTAAGGTATGTCTTTCCCAACTCATCAACGGAAAACTGGACATTAGGAACCTTAACGAGCATATTTAAATATTGTGTATCCTGTGCAAGCTTAAAATTAGCCAATTCCAAAGGTTTTATATCAACAATATCTAATCCTGATCCATTACAAACTCCCGAAAGGTATCTGTTTAATAAAACTCCCGGAATTCTCCCGATAGGAAATGTTTTATCCACAGCACCAATCTTTACAACTCCTCTATCAACTCCCAGTCTGAGCCCTTTTGCATTTATCCTGATATGGGCTCCTACAGGAAAATCGGTATAGTTATTAGACCGGTCTACTTCAATTTGCAATCCTGCTGTAGGATTTTCCGGTTTATCTTGAAAGGAAATGGTCTTAAAGAAATTTCCATTTTCGTCCGAAGATACCACATAGCCATCAAAAATCTGATCCGTATCAATAGAGATATAACCGCTCTGTGGTGCCTGGGCTTTAAAATCAGCCATGGTCATGGTCGCTTCAGGGAATTTATTTGTACATTGAATGGGAGGAGTTTCCCAGTCGTCTTTTTGTACACAAGAGGCAATAACAACCACAACAAAGACTGCTATTATCCATAAACTAAAGTATTTTTTTATATTCATCGATGTCATTTTAAAGAGTTAGTAATTAAAATCTGAGTTGCAGATTAACAAAATAGGACCTTCCCTGGGTATACCAGTATCTTGGACCAAATAATGTGAATTCTCTGTCATTATCTTGTGCAAAGTCAGGAAATTTTGCATTTCTGGGCTGTTCAAAACCTGCTGTTATATACCTCTTATTATTCAGAATATTATTAACAGTAGCAGATAACAGAACATAATATTTGCCTATAGCCCAGGATTTCCCCCCATTAGCATTGATAAAAAATGATGAGGGTAGCTGATTAGGCGCTAGTACCCTTCTCAGTTCAGATTCCGTAAGGTTATGATAAGGCGTTGAGGAATTATTATTCTGAATAAACGATTGCGTTCTTACTAAGGCCGACGGATCTAAATAGTGATCATCAAAATAATTCCAATTGCCACCAAACCACCAATACTTAGGAGAATTATATCTAAACCCTAATGAATATGCTTGTTGTGGTGTTCCTCCCTGACGGTAACCTTTAATGTAGGTCTTTCCCAAATTCATATAAGAAAGTCCATTCGAGAAGACACCGGTTGCATCTGAAGCAAAATACGTAACCGGATTATTTTGATACGTAAATTGTCCATAGCTTATCAACCCCTGTAAAGATAAAGTAGGAAGAATTTTTACATCAATCCCAAGCTCTGCTCCCATATTTCTTTTTTTAACATCCGTCATGATCTGGGTAACAAATGCACTTTGTACTAATGTTTCATTTCCTTGTTCATCCGCATTATTCAGTTGGATACCATCAGCAAAAAAACGTTGTACTGTAGTTTCATTGCCTGTATCGACAAGATACCCTGTTACCCGCAGCTTTAAAAATGGAGAAGATATAATATAACTAACGTCATTGGCATTTATTACCATGTTTCTGATATTGGGAGCCACAGATCCATTAACCCTCGGATTTATGAAGAGATCTTCCAAAAAAGGAGATTGAGAATAATAAGCTCCGTTGTATACAAAAAAATGCCTTCCGTTAAGTTTATAAATAATTTTTCCCTTCAGTCCATAGTTCCAGAAATTATAATCATTGCTTCTTCCTTTAGAATCTTTATATAAATAATGATTAAATAATCCTTCTCGGCTGGAAGTGGAGTATCCCATCAATGCTGAAATAAATACATCGAACTTGCCTGTGGTCAGTTTCAATGACGGATTTACTTTTATTTCCTGTCTTCTAAAGATATAATCGTACGTCATTTTGTCTCCCACCCTTTTAATAACATCGTTCTCACCGTCATTAAATAAACCGGATTTTCCGGGTTGATTAGTCGCAGCAAAAGGATCCCTGTTCAAAACAAAATCAGCTCCTAAAAGATCATTGACTTCCCGGTATTGTTCTGAACGATAGTTTTGATAAGAGGCATTGAAAAGAAATTGGGTAGTATCATTAAAATTATGGGTAAAATGGGTGACTACATTAAAGATTTGATCATCCCTGACATCATTGACCAGATAGTATAAGGCTCGTTTCCCTGTTTGTCCATAATAAATCCCCGAAGGCTGCTGTCTGTTTCTTCTGTAAAGCTGATCCCAGTTTAGTTGAGTGATATTGGGATCTCCGGAAGTCCAGGCATTTCTAAAGCTCTGAAAAGCTTCCTGAGCAGTCGTCATGATGCCATCAGAACCTATAGGAATCGAAGCATCAGCATCCAAAGCTCCATAATAACTAGGCAAATTTCTATAATAGGTAGGAGAAGGATTTTGTACGTTCTGCCAATCCAGACGAGAGCCTTTATCTTTCCCAAATTGATACGATACTGAAGTCCAGAGACTGGATTTCTGATCAATCTTCCAAAAATCCTGAACTTGGAACATAGGCTGAAAACCTTTTCTTACTCTTTCGCTTCTTTGCTTTCCATCCTGATATCCCCAATAAGAATTATAATGCACCCCTCTGTAATCGTATACTTCCTGCGTACTTGGACTAGCGGTAGATCGTCTGTATGGAGCTCCTATAAAATTCAATGTCATGCTGTGTTTGTCACTGAATTTCTTCTCTATACCCAAATAGGCTCCATAAGCATCATAAAATGTTCCCTCCTGTATTCCTTCTTCTGCCCACCTTCTTGCTCCCATAAACGTAAAGGCCCAGCCCTTTTTATTCATTCCCGAGCTATACCGCAAAGAAGTTCTGTTTCGGTAATTTCTATTCGTTAAAGATTGCGTAAACTGAAACCCTTTTCTGTATTCGCTCGCTCTGGTATTTTTATAAATAACAGAACTGTTTCCTCCAAATGCATATTCTGAAGGTGAATGGTTGGTAGAGATTTCCGGATATCTGGTAATTTCATTAAGGCCACCCCAGTTTCCAAAATCTACATTTCCATTATTGGGTCTAATCATGGAAATTCCATTGAGCATAATTTCTCCTGACCTTCCGTCTATTCCTCTCGGTCTAAACCAATAAAACCCCAAATCAAATGCAGCAATTCTACTGAACACGTCCTGAGAAGACTGTAATAGTCCAACCGTGGAAGTTTGGTTATTATCGTCATCATTATCATCTCCGTCAATGATAGCTAATCCCTGGTCTGCAATAAATACACTGGAATAAAGTGTAATGATTCCTAAATCCTTTCTTTTTTCTTCGGCGCTGATATCAAACGCTACTACTTTGGTTTCGTAATTAGGTTTTGTAATCACAATCTGGTAATGACCCTGTTGTAAGTCTACAAACTGGAAGTATCCAATTTTATCGGCCATTACATTTTCATACCCTTTTAAATCTACTTCTACCCTTTCAATAGGCTTTCCATCAACATCTTTAAAATAAGCAAAAACGGTAGTTTGTGCTAAATAATAAGATGTAGGAAATAAAGTAGACCAAGAGATCAATAATAATTTTCTCATCATAAGCATCTGTGTTTTTAATCATTTGTTCTTAAGTTTTGTTTCTTTTAAAACTTAATGTATTATAAATTTAATAAAATTTTGGAATGCTATTTCATTTGAATGGGAATTATATGGCATAAAAAATTTGTTTATCTTTAAGAATAAAGAAGCACAAGTGAATCACCTTAAAACGTATAGGTATGAAAAAGAAATTATTTTTTATCAGCCTCTTTTTTTCAATGTTCATCTTTGCACAGCAAGGCAAATTGAGAAAAGTAGCTGCTATAGGTTTCTTAAATGTAGAAAACCTTTTTGATACAATCCGTTCAGCGGATTATATTGACGGAACAAAAGCCATCACCAA from Chryseobacterium piperi encodes:
- a CDS encoding LOG family protein, whose protein sequence is MDMEGTRDESLINPEFDVNETKLQNSLREKTWDEIVTKDSWMIFKVMAEFVDGYEKLAKIGPCVSIFGSARLKPDTKYYDMAVEIAEKITKIGFGIITGGGPGIMEAGNKGAFNAEGKSIGLNIDLPFEQHFNPYINKSYSMNFDYFFVRKVMFVKYSQGFIVMPGGFGTLDELTEALTLIQTNKIGKFPIVLVGSEFWSGLLDWFKATLLKEGMIAEEDLDLYRVVDTADEAVAHIKGFYDKYAVNVNF
- a CDS encoding DUF6702 family protein, producing the protein MKKLLYISGILTFFVLMSFMYVDFFSSMTKVDYIDGSKTLKFTTKMNTSHISDAIKINPNTAGFEAEVKKYVNNNFDVYVNGSPKTITFTGSQVSGETVWVYFETGGVSDINTLKIKNTILLSAFPKQINLVNIAYKGSQKTMNFQRGKEVNEVSF
- a CDS encoding T9SS type A sorting domain-containing protein produces the protein MKSKLFFMILILFSLGVRSQNLNFPDANFKAILLSSSSSNEIAKNLNGSYFAIDANGDGEISLLEAQNVKELKIQPKYHQTGNILEVDLNENDPILNYEGINNFTNATSFSIERVNVPTQELNISGINTLKNLSIIFHSSDLHSVNINNCLNLDTLKLSSVRLTNGNILRQIKNLQLDYIQLSYEFSGDRFLLTDIENATQLENLELTSYHYSSSSPDFSLNLSNKSNLKSVLIDGIGFNDINLSSCPQLQSVSINPKFSMAYNLLQIGTLDISNCPLLSTVDFGNDYSGSGITNLIANNCISLKKINTLSKFLNTIQVNNCPVLNSIELYTASDIQMSNIPNLKKISVDLFTGNSFDASVATNLEYLKLNHSLPTQHLHQQSIGKLKNIKVKDNLALKKLSINNQPIQNLDVSGLSNLQDLQIGIYYQNPIEELNFFKDFLHYLNAENCTALTDVNIYNQVGLIDANFKNAYSLKRLSLDTSPYVSSTKLLEKLNLENCSSMEELIISNAKLNDLNIKNCTALKTLEIDNNNLDQLVFDNSPKLETVSLQSNKFSTLDFNSLTNLKTLNFKDNSNLQSLYLKNGSHELIDYYNGFSGLNNLQYVCADDFQVQELKSLANRQGISPNINSYCGENIANLSTGIDSNNSFISIDSDEDDWKGYDANGTEITPKVRATYSGWGSADIGTGVNSRWITLDKLAGNYTYKSKEFIIPDTATDAKLNLRSLSFIRNWTYLVKINPDGTEADTEITRTSWMRDGAKGWLNSRSPLVENYTLSPGKYYIKVVVFSNNNSIRNAIDVNAIVTCSEGILYPSNKIAQKKLALNTQKAIEENTSLDSNSKVNVYPNPTKETVNISSEDNIEGIEIYDSMGRLIQTQKNISTSKDLKIDIKGSNGAYILKIKTAKGIILKKIIKQ
- a CDS encoding DUF5689 domain-containing protein, which translates into the protein MNIKKYFSLWIIAVFVVVVIASCVQKDDWETPPIQCTNKFPEATMTMADFKAQAPQSGYISIDTDQIFDGYVVSSDENGNFFKTISFQDKPENPTAGLQIEVDRSNNYTDFPVGAHIRINAKGLRLGVDRGVVKIGAVDKTFPIGRIPGVLLNRYLSGVCNGSGLDIVDIKPLELANFKLAQDTQYLNMLVKVPNVQFSVDELGKTYLNYVAGAGVDTSRSMVDASGNTSVLRNSAFSAFGSTLLPEGKGDLTFIVSRFNSSWQMLIRGLNDVKLGGKRFFFEGFDGGNLDNWFTVNVTGAQVWNIQQFGNPKPCVVMNGFAGGNNANEDWLISKPISLQGLSSATVSFDTDVRRDGNPLEVFVTENYTGDPATTVWMPLSAILDPDASAFNTWTNSGDINLDAYVNKNISIAFKYTSTTSAAATWQIDNIRVLGN
- a CDS encoding TonB-dependent receptor, giving the protein MMRKLLLISWSTLFPTSYYLAQTTVFAYFKDVDGKPIERVEVDLKGYENVMADKIGYFQFVDLQQGHYQIVITKPNYETKVVAFDISAEEKRKDLGIITLYSSVFIADQGLAIIDGDDNDDDNNQTSTVGLLQSSQDVFSRIAAFDLGFYWFRPRGIDGRSGEIMLNGISMIRPNNGNVDFGNWGGLNEITRYPEISTNHSPSEYAFGGNSSVIYKNTRASEYRKGFQFTQSLTNRNYRNRTSLRYSSGMNKKGWAFTFMGARRWAEEGIQEGTFYDAYGAYLGIEKKFSDKHSMTLNFIGAPYRRSTASPSTQEVYDYRGVHYNSYWGYQDGKQRSERVRKGFQPMFQVQDFWKIDQKSSLWTSVSYQFGKDKGSRLDWQNVQNPSPTYYRNLPSYYGALDADASIPIGSDGIMTTAQEAFQSFRNAWTSGDPNITQLNWDQLYRRNRQQPSGIYYGQTGKRALYYLVNDVRDDQIFNVVTHFTHNFNDTTQFLFNASYQNYRSEQYREVNDLLGADFVLNRDPFAATNQPGKSGLFNDGENDVIKRVGDKMTYDYIFRRQEIKVNPSLKLTTGKFDVFISALMGYSTSSREGLFNHYLYKDSKGRSNDYNFWNYGLKGKIIYKLNGRHFFVYNGAYYSQSPFLEDLFINPRVNGSVAPNIRNMVINANDVSYIISSPFLKLRVTGYLVDTGNETTVQRFFADGIQLNNADEQGNETLVQSAFVTQIMTDVKKRNMGAELGIDVKILPTLSLQGLISYGQFTYQNNPVTYFASDATGVFSNGLSYMNLGKTYIKGYRQGGTPQQAYSLGFRYNSPKYWWFGGNWNYFDDHYLDPSALVRTQSFIQNNNSSTPYHNLTESELRRVLAPNQLPSSFFINANGGKSWAIGKYYVLLSATVNNILNNKRYITAGFEQPRNAKFPDFAQDNDREFTLFGPRYWYTQGRSYFVNLQLRF